The proteins below come from a single Caenibius sp. WL genomic window:
- a CDS encoding ABC transporter permease has product MRDWASYTLDNTGDDTGGETGSGGATLVLTGRLVISAVGPLDRDLRTLDDTIAKVDLSQVEEIDTVGAWIVWRVANDHNAQVVGASEGAQRLIDAVGSSASTAEILPPRVPLVERVPEAVGQLVTGWGRGTVEIIGFLGAILVSWWGMVRHPSRFPMKALVRQIELVGVNSLGIIALMSFLIGIVIAQQGAVQLRQFGAEVYTINLTGRLTLRELGVLMTAIMVAGRSGSAFAAQLGTMKLTEEVDAMRTIGVSPIDALVLPRILAVVLMMPLLGFFSAVVAIVGGAFLADVALDIPFFTFLTRIQEVVPLHDVWVGLVKAPVFGLIVGLAGCYQGMQVKSNAEEVGLRTTMAVVQAIFMVIVLDAFFAVFFTEVGWD; this is encoded by the coding sequence ATGCGTGATTGGGCCAGCTATACACTCGATAATACGGGCGATGACACCGGCGGCGAGACGGGTTCGGGCGGCGCGACGCTCGTCCTGACGGGGCGCCTCGTCATTTCCGCTGTCGGGCCGCTCGACCGGGACTTGCGCACGCTCGACGATACCATCGCGAAAGTGGACCTGTCGCAGGTCGAAGAGATCGATACCGTCGGCGCGTGGATCGTGTGGCGCGTCGCGAACGATCACAACGCGCAGGTCGTCGGGGCGAGCGAGGGCGCGCAGCGCCTGATCGATGCGGTCGGTTCCAGCGCCAGCACGGCCGAAATCCTGCCGCCGCGCGTGCCGCTGGTCGAACGCGTGCCGGAAGCGGTGGGGCAACTGGTCACCGGCTGGGGCCGGGGCACGGTGGAAATCATCGGATTTCTCGGCGCGATTCTCGTGTCGTGGTGGGGCATGGTGCGCCATCCTTCGCGCTTCCCGATGAAAGCGCTGGTGCGGCAGATCGAACTGGTCGGCGTCAACTCGCTGGGCATCATCGCCTTGATGAGCTTCCTGATCGGCATCGTCATCGCGCAGCAAGGCGCGGTGCAGCTTCGCCAGTTCGGGGCCGAAGTCTATACGATCAATCTCACCGGCCGTTTGACCTTGCGCGAACTGGGCGTGCTGATGACGGCGATCATGGTGGCGGGCCGTTCGGGCTCCGCATTCGCCGCGCAACTGGGCACGATGAAGCTGACCGAGGAAGTGGACGCGATGCGCACGATCGGCGTTTCGCCGATCGATGCGCTGGTGCTGCCGCGTATTCTGGCAGTGGTGCTGATGATGCCGCTGCTCGGATTCTTCTCGGCGGTGGTGGCCATTGTTGGCGGCGCGTTCCTTGCCGATGTCGCGCTCGATATCCCGTTTTTCACGTTCCTCACCCGTATTCAGGAAGTGGTGCCGCTGCACGATGTCTGGGTCGGGCTGGTCAAGGCCCCGGTGTTCGGCCTGATCGTCGGGCTGGCGGGATGCTATCAGGGGATGCAGGTCAAATCGAATGCCGAGGAAGTGGGTCTGCGCACGACCATGGCGGTGGTCCAGGCGATTTTCATGGTGATCGTGCTCGATGCGTTCTTCGCGGTGTTCTTCACCGAAGTGGGTTGGGATTGA
- a CDS encoding NAD(P)-dependent alcohol dehydrogenase, with amino-acid sequence MKTKAYGNQAADQTLAPMAIERRAPGPRDVVVDILFSGVCHSDVHTAWNEWGTTRYPCVPGHEIVGKVVETGSAVSRFKVGDTVGVGCMVDSCRTCPSCEDGDEQYCTGSGFVGTYNAYDKHSGGHTFGGYSDAIVVDEDFVLAVGHDEKDLAGVAPLLCAGITTYSPLRHWKVGPGQKVGVVGLGGLGHMGVKIAAALGAEVTVFTTSPNKRDDAVRLGASHVVNSRDAEQMAAQAGTFDFILNTVAAPHDLDPFITALKRDGTMVLVGVPPEAHKSPSVGNLVFGRKAIAGSLIGGIAETQEMLDFCRDHNLTADIELIDMADINQAYQRMVKGDVKYRFVIDIASLN; translated from the coding sequence ATGAAAACCAAGGCATACGGCAATCAGGCCGCCGACCAGACTCTTGCCCCGATGGCGATCGAGCGCCGGGCGCCGGGGCCGCGCGATGTGGTGGTGGATATCCTCTTTTCCGGCGTCTGCCATTCCGACGTGCACACCGCATGGAACGAATGGGGGACGACGCGCTACCCTTGCGTTCCGGGGCATGAAATCGTCGGCAAAGTGGTGGAAACAGGGTCCGCCGTCTCGCGCTTCAAAGTGGGCGATACGGTCGGTGTCGGCTGCATGGTCGACAGTTGCCGCACCTGCCCCTCGTGCGAAGATGGGGACGAGCAATATTGCACCGGTTCCGGCTTCGTCGGCACGTACAATGCGTATGACAAGCATTCGGGCGGCCATACTTTCGGCGGCTATTCCGATGCCATCGTGGTGGACGAGGATTTCGTTCTCGCCGTTGGCCATGACGAGAAGGATCTGGCGGGCGTCGCCCCGCTGCTCTGCGCCGGGATCACCACCTATTCGCCGTTGCGCCACTGGAAAGTGGGGCCGGGGCAGAAAGTCGGCGTGGTCGGCCTGGGCGGGCTCGGCCATATGGGCGTGAAGATCGCCGCGGCGCTGGGCGCGGAAGTGACGGTGTTCACCACCTCCCCCAACAAGCGTGACGATGCCGTGCGTCTGGGCGCCAGCCATGTCGTAAATTCGCGCGATGCGGAACAGATGGCGGCACAGGCCGGGACGTTCGATTTCATTCTCAACACCGTGGCCGCGCCGCACGATCTCGATCCGTTCATCACCGCTCTGAAGCGTGACGGAACGATGGTGCTGGTCGGTGTTCCGCCCGAAGCGCACAAGTCGCCTTCGGTCGGCAATCTGGTGTTCGGGCGCAAGGCGATTGCCGGCTCTCTGATCGGCGGGATCGCCGAAACGCAGGAAATGCTGGATTTCTGCCGCGATCACAATCTGACGGCGGATATCGAGCTGATCGACATGGCCGATATCAACCAGGCTTATCAGCGTATGGTGAAAGGCGACGTGAAGTACCGCTTCGTGATCGATATCGCCTCGCTCAACTGA
- a CDS encoding valine--tRNA ligase, which yields MSTELDKTFDPASIEAKWYSHWEGNGLFRPERPDATPFTIVNPPPNVTGSLHIGHALDNTLQDIMIRYERLRGKDALWVVGTDHAGIATQMVVERQLEARQDKRTNYTREEFVDKVWEWKAESGGQITRQLRRLGCSMDWSREQFTMDEHFTRAVLKVFVDLYNEGLIYRDKRLVNWDPKLKTAISDLEVETREVQGGFWHFKYPLADGVTLDDGRDHIVVATTRPETMLADMAVAVNADDARYRSVIGKDILQPITGRRFKVVADEHADPELGSGAVKITPGHDFNDFEVGKRAGIKPADMLNMLDAEARVVQTADGLIPDEFLGLDRFDARALVVQRMKEQGFLIPHVTKNKDGEEQEHNAEPRTIQTPFGDRGGVVIEPWLTDQWYVDAATLAAPAMEAVRSGAIEIVPKTWEKTYFNWMENIQPWCVSRQLWWGHRIPAWYDADGTVYVAETEDEAQTLAGNKALTRDEDVLDTWFSSALWPFATLGWPDRTDLLQKHYPNDLLVSGFDILFFWDARMAMQGIHFMKDVPWRRLYLHGLVRAADGQKMSKSKGNVVDPLGLIDQYGADALRFFMAAMESQGRDVKMDEKRVEGYRNFATKLWNATRFCQANGITGSDTLAAPAATLAVNRWIIGEVAGTLAALDTAMADLRFDAAANTIYHFVWDTFCDWYIELIKGNFDAETKAVAGWVLDQILVMLHPFMPFITEELWHAQGERAYELILAKWPDPRATIDAAAKAEVEWLIALTSNLRTAKNELGIAPGAKLDAYLETPGETAKTAIARNPAAIERLARLSAIRFEAAPPGAAMQIGMGADVFVIPLEGVIDIAAEKARLEKAQAASEKERDSLAKRLENPSFVEKAKPEAVEKARADHAHHAAEAERLAAALARLG from the coding sequence ATGAGCACCGAACTCGACAAGACTTTCGACCCCGCCTCCATCGAGGCGAAATGGTATTCCCACTGGGAAGGCAACGGCCTGTTCCGCCCCGAACGGCCGGACGCCACCCCGTTCACCATTGTCAATCCGCCACCCAATGTCACCGGCTCGCTCCATATCGGCCACGCATTGGATAACACTCTGCAGGACATAATGATCCGGTACGAGCGTTTGCGCGGTAAGGATGCGCTGTGGGTGGTCGGCACCGACCATGCCGGGATCGCCACGCAAATGGTGGTTGAACGCCAGTTGGAAGCGCGGCAGGACAAGCGCACCAACTACACGCGCGAGGAATTCGTCGACAAGGTGTGGGAATGGAAAGCGGAAAGCGGCGGCCAGATCACCCGCCAGCTCCGCCGCCTCGGCTGTTCGATGGACTGGAGCCGCGAACAGTTCACCATGGACGAACATTTCACCCGCGCGGTGCTCAAGGTTTTCGTGGACCTTTATAACGAAGGCCTGATCTACCGCGACAAGCGGCTGGTGAACTGGGACCCCAAGCTGAAGACGGCGATTTCCGATCTCGAAGTCGAAACCCGCGAGGTTCAGGGCGGGTTCTGGCACTTCAAGTACCCGCTGGCCGACGGTGTCACGCTGGATGATGGCCGCGATCATATCGTCGTCGCCACCACCCGGCCCGAAACCATGCTGGCCGATATGGCCGTGGCGGTGAATGCCGACGATGCGCGTTACCGTTCGGTCATCGGCAAGGACATTCTCCAGCCGATTACCGGCCGCCGCTTCAAAGTGGTGGCGGATGAGCACGCCGATCCGGAACTGGGCAGCGGCGCGGTGAAAATCACGCCAGGGCACGATTTCAACGATTTCGAAGTGGGCAAGCGCGCCGGAATCAAGCCGGCCGATATGCTCAACATGCTCGATGCCGAAGCCCGCGTAGTGCAGACGGCGGATGGGCTGATCCCTGACGAATTCCTCGGGTTGGACCGCTTCGATGCGCGTGCGCTTGTGGTCCAGCGGATGAAGGAACAGGGTTTCCTGATCCCGCACGTCACCAAAAACAAGGACGGTGAGGAACAGGAACACAACGCCGAACCGCGCACGATCCAGACCCCGTTCGGGGATCGCGGCGGCGTGGTGATCGAACCCTGGCTGACCGATCAATGGTATGTCGATGCCGCGACGCTGGCCGCGCCCGCGATGGAAGCGGTCCGTTCCGGCGCGATCGAGATCGTGCCCAAGACCTGGGAAAAGACTTATTTCAACTGGATGGAAAACATCCAGCCGTGGTGCGTCTCCCGCCAGCTCTGGTGGGGCCACCGGATTCCGGCGTGGTACGACGCGGATGGCACGGTCTATGTCGCGGAAACCGAGGACGAGGCGCAGACTCTGGCGGGCAACAAGGCGCTAACCCGCGACGAGGATGTGCTCGACACCTGGTTCTCCAGCGCGCTGTGGCCTTTCGCCACGCTCGGCTGGCCGGACCGGACGGACCTTCTGCAAAAGCACTATCCCAACGACCTTCTGGTGTCCGGCTTCGATATCCTGTTCTTCTGGGATGCGCGCATGGCGATGCAGGGCATCCATTTCATGAAGGATGTGCCGTGGCGGCGGCTGTACCTTCACGGGCTGGTGCGCGCGGCGGACGGGCAGAAAATGTCCAAGTCCAAGGGCAACGTGGTCGATCCGCTGGGCCTGATCGACCAGTACGGCGCGGATGCGCTGCGTTTCTTCATGGCGGCGATGGAAAGCCAGGGCCGCGATGTCAAAATGGATGAGAAGCGCGTCGAAGGCTACCGCAACTTCGCCACCAAGCTGTGGAACGCCACCCGTTTCTGCCAAGCCAACGGCATCACCGGCAGCGACACGCTGGCCGCGCCCGCCGCCACGCTGGCGGTCAACCGGTGGATCATCGGCGAAGTGGCGGGCACGCTGGCCGCGCTCGACACCGCGATGGCGGACTTGCGCTTCGATGCGGCGGCCAACACGATTTATCACTTCGTGTGGGACACGTTCTGCGATTGGTACATCGAACTTATCAAAGGCAATTTCGACGCGGAAACCAAAGCTGTCGCCGGCTGGGTGCTCGACCAGATTCTCGTCATGCTCCACCCGTTCATGCCCTTCATCACCGAAGAGCTATGGCACGCGCAGGGTGAGCGCGCCTACGAACTGATCCTCGCCAAGTGGCCGGACCCGCGCGCCACCATCGATGCCGCCGCCAAGGCGGAAGTCGAATGGCTGATCGCGCTGACTTCCAATCTGCGCACGGCGAAGAACGAACTGGGCATTGCGCCGGGCGCGAAGCTCGACGCTTATCTCGAAACGCCGGGCGAGACGGCGAAAACCGCGATCGCCCGCAATCCGGCGGCCATCGAGCGGCTGGCCCGCCTTTCCGCGATCCGTTTCGAAGCGGCCCCACCGGGCGCGGCGATGCAGATCGGCATGGGCGCGGATGTGTTCGTGATCCCGCTGGAAGGGGTGATCGACATCGCCGCCGAAAAGGCGCGGCTGGAAAAGGCGCAGGCCGCATCGGAGAAGGAACGCGATTCGCTGGCCAAGCGATTGGAAAACCCGTCCTTCGTCGAAAAGGCCAAGCCCGAAGCGGTGGAAAAGGCCCGGGCCGACCATGCCCATCACGCCGCCGAAGCCGAACGGCTGGCGGCGGCGCTGGCACGGCTGGGGTGA
- a CDS encoding 7-carboxy-7-deazaguanine synthase QueE, translating to MPLILATTTPGEPEIFASLQGEGPSQGRPSTFIRLSRCNLACQWCDTAYTWRFAGDNRPHRDDVAFDRAANQVTMSEEEAASRIAALGQDRLVITGGEPLLQAPALARMLAHLPPMHVEIETNGTAAPAATLDPLVQQYNVSPKLAHSGNPAELALIPERLADWARNPRAFFKFVIATPDDVAEVLALQQRHAIPGERVFLMPEGTASAILRERQVWLSDLCLRHGFRMSDRLHIHLYGDTRGT from the coding sequence ATGCCGCTGATCCTCGCCACCACCACGCCGGGCGAGCCGGAAATCTTCGCCTCGCTCCAGGGCGAAGGCCCCTCGCAGGGGCGGCCGAGCACGTTCATCCGCCTGTCGCGCTGCAATCTGGCGTGCCAGTGGTGCGACACTGCCTATACGTGGCGTTTCGCCGGGGACAACCGCCCGCATCGCGATGATGTGGCGTTCGACCGCGCCGCCAATCAGGTGACGATGAGCGAGGAGGAAGCCGCCAGCCGGATCGCCGCGCTGGGGCAGGATCGGCTGGTCATCACAGGGGGGGAACCGCTGTTACAGGCCCCGGCCCTCGCCCGGATGCTGGCGCATCTGCCGCCGATGCATGTGGAAATCGAAACCAACGGCACCGCCGCGCCTGCCGCGACTCTCGATCCGCTGGTGCAGCAGTACAACGTCAGCCCCAAGCTGGCGCACAGCGGCAACCCGGCCGAACTGGCGCTGATCCCCGAACGGCTGGCCGATTGGGCGCGGAATCCGCGCGCGTTCTTCAAATTCGTGATCGCCACGCCCGATGATGTGGCCGAAGTGCTGGCCTTGCAGCAACGCCACGCCATTCCGGGGGAGCGGGTGTTCCTGATGCCCGAAGGGACCGCCAGCGCCATTTTGCGCGAACGGCAGGTCTGGCTGTCCGATCTGTGCCTGCGCCATGGCTTCCGCATGAGCGACAGGCTGCATATCCATCTCTACGGCGACACGCGCGGCACCTGA